Proteins encoded in a region of the Pigmentiphaga litoralis genome:
- the earP gene encoding elongation factor P maturation arginine rhamnosyltransferase EarP, whose translation MRVDVFCRVVDNFGDIGVCWRLARQLTAEGWPVRLWVDDLASFARLERRVSARLPVQSVDGVDILHWTLPAPDVVPHEIVIEAFACDPPPGFVHRMQDLVQRPIWINLEYLSAESWIDTCHGLPSPQPNGIVKTFFFPGFTETSGGLLREPGLLDARNALQADSQAQADFLARIGVPPRQPGERLVTLFCYPDAPASVLAQELANADTPTLLVIPDGVAPYLGAGQRGALRIARMPFVAPADYDRLLWCADLNFVRGEDSFIRAHWAGRPMVWHIYPQDDAAHVDKLSAWLDRCALPSHAHDIHLGWNGETTLEGFAEQLRYALQPEPWAAWVQRARGWSDALAVQPDLVARLRRLCLSRRP comes from the coding sequence TTGCGCGTGGATGTGTTCTGTCGGGTGGTCGACAATTTTGGCGATATCGGCGTCTGCTGGCGGCTGGCCCGGCAACTGACCGCCGAAGGCTGGCCGGTGCGGCTTTGGGTGGACGACCTGGCCTCGTTCGCCCGGCTGGAACGGCGCGTGTCGGCCCGGCTGCCGGTGCAGTCGGTCGATGGCGTCGACATCCTGCACTGGACCCTGCCCGCCCCCGACGTGGTGCCTCACGAGATCGTGATCGAAGCCTTTGCCTGCGATCCCCCGCCAGGCTTTGTCCACCGGATGCAGGACCTGGTGCAGCGGCCGATCTGGATCAACCTGGAATACCTGTCGGCGGAATCGTGGATCGACACCTGCCATGGTCTGCCGTCGCCGCAGCCCAACGGCATCGTCAAGACCTTCTTTTTTCCGGGATTTACCGAGACCAGCGGTGGACTGCTGCGCGAGCCCGGCCTGCTGGACGCCCGCAACGCCCTGCAGGCCGACTCGCAGGCGCAGGCGGATTTCCTGGCGCGTATCGGTGTGCCGCCGCGCCAGCCCGGCGAACGGCTGGTTACCCTGTTCTGCTATCCCGACGCTCCTGCCTCGGTCCTGGCGCAAGAACTGGCGAACGCCGACACGCCCACCCTGCTCGTCATTCCCGACGGCGTCGCCCCGTACCTGGGCGCCGGGCAGCGTGGGGCCTTGCGCATTGCGCGCATGCCCTTCGTTGCGCCCGCCGACTACGACCGCCTGCTGTGGTGCGCCGACCTGAACTTCGTGCGCGGAGAAGATTCCTTCATCCGCGCGCACTGGGCCGGCCGGCCCATGGTCTGGCACATCTACCCGCAGGACGACGCCGCGCATGTCGACAAGCTGTCGGCCTGGCTGGACCGCTGCGCCCTGCCCTCGCACGCCCACGACATCCACCTGGGCTGGAATGGCGAAACCACCCTGGAAGGGTTTGCCGAACAACTGCGCTACGCCCTGCAGCCGGAACCGTGGGCGGCCTGGGTGCAGCGCGCGCGCGGCTGGAGCGACGCCCTGGCCGTCCAGCCGGACCTGGTGGCGCGGCTGCGACGCCTGTGCCTGTCCCGGCGGCCGTGA
- the efp gene encoding elongation factor P: protein MKTAQELRVGNVIMVGQEPLVVQKAEYSRSGRNGSVVKFKLKNLLSASASETVFKADEKFDVLVLERKECTYSYFGDPMYVFMDSEYNQYEIEADSMGDALNYLEEGMPAEVVFYEGRAITVDLPNMLVREIIYTEPAVRGDTSGKVMKPAKLATGFELPVPLFCAIGDKIEIDTRTAEYRSRVK from the coding sequence ATGAAAACCGCTCAGGAACTGCGCGTCGGCAACGTGATCATGGTCGGCCAGGAACCCCTGGTCGTGCAAAAGGCCGAATACAGCCGCTCGGGCCGCAACGGCTCGGTCGTCAAGTTCAAGCTGAAGAACCTCTTGTCCGCTTCGGCGTCCGAGACCGTCTTCAAGGCCGACGAAAAATTCGACGTCCTCGTGCTCGAGCGCAAGGAATGCACGTACTCGTATTTCGGTGACCCCATGTACGTCTTCATGGACTCCGAATACAACCAGTACGAAATCGAAGCCGACAGCATGGGCGACGCCCTGAACTACCTCGAAGAAGGCATGCCTGCCGAAGTGGTGTTCTACGAAGGCCGCGCTATCACCGTCGACCTGCCGAACATGCTCGTTCGCGAAATCATCTATACCGAACCGGCTGTCCGTGGCGACACGTCGGGCAAGGTCATGAAGCCTGCCAAGCTCGCTACCGGCTTCGAACTGCCCGTGCCGCTCTTCTGCGCCATCGGCGACAAGATCGAAATCGACACCCGCACTGCCGAATACCGCAGCCGCGTGAAGTGA
- a CDS encoding glutathione binding-like protein has protein sequence MTTPRAQPAQQQPIEVHTWPTPNGHKVHIMLEECKLPYTVTAVNIGAGDQFKEEFLAISPNNKIPAIIDPEGPDGKPISLFESGAILLYLAGKTGKFLGKTDRERYNTLQWLMFQMGGLGPMLGQAHHFRMYSPEKIDYAINRYTNESRRLYGVMDKQLSQHAFLAGRNYTIADMACWPWTRSHANQGVDLADFPNVKRWYDEIQSRPAAQRGVAVLADQRKPQDATSFENMFGSKQYEKR, from the coding sequence ATGACGACACCCCGCGCCCAGCCGGCCCAGCAGCAACCGATCGAGGTCCATACCTGGCCAACGCCCAACGGCCACAAAGTGCACATCATGCTCGAAGAGTGCAAGCTGCCGTACACGGTCACGGCGGTCAACATCGGCGCGGGGGATCAGTTCAAGGAAGAATTCCTGGCGATCAGCCCGAACAACAAGATCCCGGCGATCATCGATCCGGAAGGTCCGGACGGCAAGCCGATTTCGCTGTTCGAATCCGGCGCTATCCTGCTGTATCTGGCAGGCAAGACCGGCAAGTTCCTGGGCAAGACCGACCGCGAACGCTACAACACGCTGCAGTGGCTGATGTTCCAGATGGGCGGCTTGGGTCCGATGCTGGGCCAGGCGCACCACTTTCGCATGTATTCCCCTGAAAAGATCGACTATGCGATCAACCGCTATACCAACGAGTCGCGCCGCCTGTACGGCGTGATGGACAAGCAGTTGTCGCAGCACGCCTTCCTGGCCGGGCGCAACTACACGATTGCCGACATGGCCTGCTGGCCCTGGACCCGGTCCCACGCCAACCAGGGCGTGGACCTGGCCGACTTCCCGAACGTCAAGCGCTGGTACGACGAGATCCAGAGCCGCCCGGCCGCCCAACGCGGCGTGGCGGTGCTGGCCGACCAGCGCAAGCCGCAGGATGCGACGTCATTCGAGAACATGTTCGGCAGCAAGCAGTACGAAAAGCGGTAA
- a CDS encoding LrgB family protein, giving the protein MMLAAFCVLLTVALYFANKQLYRRYPRLLFSPVILTPALIVMALVVIGIPFDTYLSDTHWLLWFLGPATVAFAVPIYQHRTLIRDHWMALAAGTVIGVTVAVSTSWGLGQVFELPPDVAHSLLLRSVSTPFALEMATQMGGRADMTAMFVVFTGLAGIITGELILALLPRKSSLSRGASYGATAHALGTVKAREHSEQTGVMASLLMIFSGLLMVALLPVLSRLFV; this is encoded by the coding sequence ATGATGCTCGCAGCCTTCTGCGTGCTGCTGACGGTTGCCCTGTACTTCGCGAACAAGCAGCTGTACCGCCGCTATCCGCGTCTGCTGTTCAGCCCGGTGATCCTGACCCCGGCCCTGATCGTGATGGCGCTGGTGGTGATCGGCATTCCGTTCGATACCTACCTGAGCGATACGCACTGGCTGCTGTGGTTCCTGGGCCCGGCTACCGTGGCGTTTGCGGTGCCGATCTACCAGCATCGCACCCTGATCCGCGATCACTGGATGGCGCTGGCGGCCGGCACGGTCATCGGCGTGACGGTGGCGGTGTCCACGTCGTGGGGGCTCGGGCAGGTGTTCGAACTGCCGCCAGATGTGGCGCACAGCCTGCTGCTGCGGTCGGTGTCCACCCCGTTCGCGCTGGAAATGGCCACGCAGATGGGCGGCCGCGCCGACATGACGGCCATGTTCGTGGTGTTTACCGGCCTGGCCGGCATCATTACCGGTGAACTGATCCTGGCGCTGCTGCCAAGAAAGTCTTCCCTTTCGCGCGGGGCCAGCTACGGCGCCACGGCGCATGCGCTGGGCACGGTCAAGGCGCGGGAACATTCCGAGCAGACCGGCGTGATGGCGAGCCTGCTCATGATCTTCAGCGGATTGCTGATGGTCGCCCTGTTGCCCGTGTTGTCGCGTTTGTTCGTCTAG
- a CDS encoding DUF2863 family protein, whose protein sequence is MARPRNKTNARYTRDAERLVALSLALNGSGSRVEDRYWEREIETLLGKLLHAGQDGAVEAALDALLETDAGGYEILVEQAETLSESTFMEKDGESYDVLLVVAPVVAWTRFTIPSGRIRQESLDALSAHLHGHILAADVRLALASELYSVDQMPRSFSATLQWLTRLGARALELPVPRSTLASSDVPNLLADTRYVVGAVAVPRGKPVFRWQEGVGAAGPAAATTGRDECLDAWVAQATPIFADLLPGCGFECLLPDAYYVNNREADRRVRPLSMQAAVSWIETALNMPPAQLRAVIAGCGETDIEEYRVGFTARNRNDVIYGATWPVFGRDDDTEESPTIEQIASILKELGVDDIRRLPGLMPLEFCEDCGAPYFPNPLGEMVHAEPPEEADTSPTHFH, encoded by the coding sequence ATGGCCCGACCCCGCAACAAAACCAACGCCCGCTACACCCGTGACGCCGAACGGCTCGTCGCACTGTCGTTAGCCCTCAATGGCTCCGGCAGCCGTGTGGAAGACCGTTACTGGGAACGCGAGATCGAAACCCTGCTGGGCAAGCTGCTCCACGCCGGGCAGGACGGCGCGGTCGAAGCGGCGCTGGACGCGCTGCTGGAAACCGATGCGGGCGGCTACGAAATCCTGGTCGAACAGGCCGAGACGCTGTCCGAATCCACCTTCATGGAAAAGGATGGCGAGTCCTATGACGTGCTGCTGGTGGTCGCGCCCGTGGTGGCCTGGACGCGATTCACCATCCCGTCGGGCCGCATCCGCCAGGAATCGCTGGACGCGCTGAGCGCGCACCTGCATGGCCACATCCTGGCCGCCGACGTCCGCCTGGCGCTGGCGTCCGAACTCTACAGCGTGGACCAGATGCCCCGGTCGTTCAGCGCCACGCTGCAGTGGCTGACGCGCCTGGGCGCGCGGGCCCTGGAACTGCCCGTGCCGCGATCTACCCTGGCGTCGTCCGACGTACCCAATTTGTTGGCCGACACGCGTTATGTGGTGGGCGCCGTGGCGGTGCCGCGCGGCAAGCCGGTATTCCGCTGGCAGGAAGGCGTGGGCGCCGCTGGCCCGGCCGCGGCCACCACCGGCCGTGATGAATGCCTGGACGCCTGGGTCGCCCAGGCCACGCCCATCTTTGCGGACCTGCTGCCCGGTTGCGGCTTTGAATGCCTGTTGCCTGACGCCTATTACGTCAACAACCGTGAAGCCGACCGCCGGGTCCGCCCCTTGTCGATGCAGGCAGCCGTCAGCTGGATCGAAACGGCGCTGAACATGCCGCCCGCGCAGTTGCGGGCAGTGATTGCCGGCTGCGGCGAGACGGATATCGAGGAATATCGCGTGGGTTTCACCGCCCGCAACCGTAACGACGTGATCTACGGCGCGACGTGGCCGGTGTTCGGCCGGGACGACGATACCGAAGAGTCGCCCACCATTGAACAGATCGCCAGTATCCTGAAGGAACTGGGCGTGGATGACATCCGACGCCTGCCGGGCCTGATGCCGCTGGAATTCTGCGAAGACTGCGGCGCGCCCTACTTTCCGAATCCGCTGGGCGAGATGGTCCACGCCGAGCCGCCCGAAGAAGCGGATACGTCGCCGACGCATTTCCACTGA
- a CDS encoding CidA/LrgA family protein, translating to MTPTFFTRLVHMVFQVALLIGIWWACDVVVHLLHLPLSGGVLGLGVVLALLFSGVLRVDRVKLGAQLLLTEMILFFIPAVVAIVRYQDLLLQSGVKLMALIVIGNACVMFLTAFAVEAIVRRGGPGRGLPAAPQEQPA from the coding sequence ATGACCCCTACGTTTTTCACCCGGCTAGTCCACATGGTTTTTCAGGTGGCATTGCTCATCGGCATCTGGTGGGCGTGCGACGTCGTCGTGCACCTGCTGCATCTGCCGTTGTCGGGTGGCGTGCTCGGGCTGGGCGTGGTGCTGGCGCTGCTGTTTTCAGGCGTGCTGCGCGTGGACCGCGTCAAGCTGGGCGCGCAGTTGCTGCTGACCGAAATGATCCTGTTCTTCATCCCCGCCGTGGTCGCCATCGTGCGCTACCAGGACCTGCTGCTGCAAAGCGGCGTCAAACTGATGGCGCTGATCGTGATCGGGAATGCCTGTGTGATGTTCCTGACGGCATTTGCGGTCGAGGCCATCGTGCGCCGGGGCGGGCCAGGGCGCGGCCTGCCCGCCGCGCCGCAGGAGCAGCCGGCATGA
- a CDS encoding LysR family transcriptional regulator: MDLRELRYFLEVVNLQSYTAAAEALFVTQPNVSKMIKQMEAELGAPLLVKEGRRISLTDAGRVIYQRGQEMLAMHAQMLAEVADLDQLTHGELVMGIPPLSNGLLAPLIASFHRKYPGIELKLFEKGSRTVEDELRAGTLEVGAMLLPVDDEFDTLPICRYPLQLIAPADSPWAGRTSVRLADLAQEPFIFYGEGFVLNEVVHAACVRAGFTPRIAGRSSQWDFVASMVEAGVGIALLPELFGMQLNRSRFVVLPIDSPQIWWNMVLAWRKNKYLSFAARAWLELAREALDGPGLNMAPAGPRGSPLQAP, translated from the coding sequence ATGGACCTGCGTGAACTGCGGTATTTCCTGGAAGTGGTCAACCTGCAGAGCTACACGGCAGCCGCCGAGGCCCTGTTCGTGACCCAGCCCAACGTCAGCAAAATGATCAAGCAGATGGAAGCCGAGCTGGGCGCGCCCCTTCTGGTCAAGGAAGGCCGGCGGATTTCTCTGACTGACGCCGGCCGCGTGATCTACCAGCGCGGCCAGGAAATGCTGGCCATGCATGCGCAGATGCTGGCCGAAGTGGCCGACCTGGACCAATTGACCCATGGCGAACTGGTCATGGGCATTCCGCCCCTGTCCAACGGACTGCTGGCCCCGCTGATCGCCAGTTTTCATCGCAAATATCCCGGGATCGAACTCAAGCTGTTCGAAAAAGGGTCGCGCACGGTAGAAGACGAACTGCGTGCGGGCACGCTGGAAGTCGGCGCCATGCTGCTACCCGTGGACGACGAATTCGACACCCTGCCGATCTGCCGCTATCCGCTGCAGCTGATCGCACCCGCCGACTCGCCCTGGGCGGGCCGCACGTCCGTGCGGCTGGCCGATCTGGCGCAGGAACCGTTCATTTTCTATGGCGAAGGCTTCGTGCTGAACGAAGTGGTGCACGCGGCCTGCGTACGGGCCGGCTTCACGCCCAGGATCGCCGGGCGCAGCAGTCAGTGGGACTTTGTCGCCTCGATGGTGGAGGCGGGTGTCGGTATCGCCCTGCTGCCCGAGCTGTTCGGGATGCAGCTGAACCGGTCCCGCTTCGTGGTGCTGCCGATCGACTCGCCGCAGATCTGGTGGAATATGGTGCTGGCGTGGCGCAAGAACAAATACCTGTCGTTCGCCGCGCGGGCGTGGCTGGAACTGGCGCGTGAAGCGCTGGACGGGCCGGGCCTGAACATGGCGCCGGCCGGGCCGCGGGGATCGCCCCTGCAGGCCCCCTAG
- a CDS encoding bile acid:sodium symporter family protein, which translates to MTRPRFLPDNFTLSLLATVCIASFLPCSGQTAVVFEWITDIAIGLLFFLHGAKLSREAIVAGITHWRLHILIFLCTFAMFPVLGVALKPLLSPMVTPELYTGILFLCALPATVQSAIALTSIARGNIPAAICSASASSLLGIFLTPLLVSVILTTSGTHAMSFDAIGKILLQLLLPFVLGQIARRWIGGWVTKHRAMLKYVDQGSILLVVYTAFSEAVVGGLWSQVSGTVLAGLLAVCAVILFIALLFTTFISRALGFSKEDEITIVFCGSKKSLASGIPMAKVLFSSGAVGAIVLPMMLFHQMQLMVCAVLARRYASRVEEPLEVEAPKVKPAA; encoded by the coding sequence ATGACCCGTCCCCGCTTTCTTCCCGACAACTTCACGCTCAGCCTGTTGGCGACCGTGTGTATTGCCAGTTTCCTTCCCTGTTCCGGCCAGACCGCGGTCGTGTTCGAGTGGATCACCGACATCGCCATCGGCCTGCTGTTCTTTCTGCATGGCGCCAAGCTGTCGCGCGAAGCCATCGTGGCGGGCATCACCCACTGGCGCTTGCACATCCTGATTTTCCTGTGCACGTTCGCCATGTTCCCGGTGCTGGGCGTGGCGCTCAAGCCGCTGCTGTCGCCCATGGTCACGCCCGAGCTGTACACCGGCATCCTGTTCCTGTGCGCCTTGCCGGCCACGGTGCAGTCGGCGATTGCGCTCACGTCCATCGCGCGGGGCAATATCCCGGCCGCGATCTGCAGCGCGTCGGCGTCCAGCCTGCTGGGCATCTTCCTGACGCCGCTGCTGGTCAGCGTGATCCTGACAACCAGCGGCACGCACGCCATGTCGTTCGACGCCATCGGCAAGATCCTGCTGCAACTGCTGCTGCCCTTTGTGCTGGGCCAGATCGCGCGCCGCTGGATCGGCGGCTGGGTCACCAAGCACCGCGCCATGCTCAAGTACGTGGACCAGGGCTCGATCCTGCTGGTCGTGTACACCGCCTTCAGTGAAGCCGTGGTGGGTGGCCTGTGGAGCCAGGTGTCGGGCACGGTGCTGGCCGGTCTGCTGGCGGTGTGCGCCGTCATCCTGTTCATCGCCTTGCTGTTCACGACCTTTATCAGCCGCGCGCTGGGTTTCTCGAAAGAAGACGAGATCACCATCGTGTTCTGCGGATCCAAGAAGAGCCTGGCCTCGGGCATCCCGATGGCGAAGGTGCTGTTTTCGAGCGGCGCCGTGGGCGCCATCGTGCTGCCCATGATGCTGTTCCACCAGATGCAGCTGATGGTGTGCGCGGTGCTGGCGCGCCGGTACGCGTCGCGGGTGGAAGAGCCGCTGGAAGTCGAAGCGCCGAAGGTCAAGCCAGCGGCCTGA
- a CDS encoding putative bifunctional diguanylate cyclase/phosphodiesterase, with product MLENIAVTFLDAIGEGLLAVNDAGRICAVNPVACALFGRDKDTLVALCLNDVLPGALRPVAGDARHSGEALEPAVSGRTHPLRAKRTNGIEFSVLANINRVDASDFRGFVVVVTNMSQLANAMQLLQEQAARDELTGLSTDRFFFSYLDGLISRGEDAELALVVINLADFATINEALGHAFGDLVLHEIAGRLRAAAGESTRIARIGGARFAVALTGVRSARHAMSQAEELLWAITGKEVVLGDRRILPRAMAGVAWAAGEIREAEGLMHAADLALRQARRASGGESWVGVYNPDMARRAQDLLVIETALMGALERNEFSLVYQPKVLLPSRRPSGVEALLRWNPPGRPPVPPDLFIPMAEQNGLIVPIGAWVIAETTRFAAEHMPPSMRMSVNVSTVQFRDPGLLDAIDAALHASKLKPSRLELEITETAAMSELTLAIEAIRNMRNIGVRTAIDDFGTGYSSLSYLTRLEVDKIKIDQSLLPKDGDERMWQVLNAIIELCHAADREVLAEGIESEWQAERLAEGGCDKGQGYLFSRPIPPDALRAYLQREVG from the coding sequence ATGCTGGAAAACATCGCGGTCACCTTCCTTGACGCCATTGGCGAAGGCCTGCTTGCGGTGAACGATGCCGGGCGCATCTGTGCAGTGAACCCGGTGGCCTGCGCCTTGTTTGGGCGCGACAAGGACACCCTGGTGGCGCTGTGCCTGAACGACGTCCTGCCCGGCGCCCTGCGGCCCGTGGCAGGCGACGCGCGGCACAGTGGCGAGGCGCTGGAGCCCGCCGTCAGTGGGCGCACGCACCCGCTGCGCGCCAAACGGACCAACGGCATCGAATTCTCAGTGCTGGCCAATATCAACCGGGTCGATGCCAGCGACTTTCGCGGCTTCGTGGTGGTCGTGACCAATATGTCGCAACTGGCCAATGCCATGCAGCTGCTGCAGGAGCAAGCCGCCCGCGACGAACTGACCGGGCTGTCCACCGACCGCTTCTTCTTTTCCTACCTGGATGGCCTGATCTCGCGGGGCGAAGATGCCGAGCTGGCGTTGGTCGTCATCAACCTGGCCGACTTCGCCACCATCAACGAAGCGCTGGGACATGCGTTTGGCGACCTGGTGCTGCATGAGATCGCCGGTCGCCTGCGGGCAGCGGCGGGCGAGTCCACCCGGATCGCCCGGATCGGCGGCGCCCGTTTTGCGGTCGCGCTGACTGGCGTGCGATCGGCGCGCCACGCCATGAGCCAGGCCGAAGAACTGCTGTGGGCGATCACGGGCAAGGAAGTGGTGCTGGGCGATCGCCGCATTCTGCCGCGCGCGATGGCAGGGGTCGCGTGGGCCGCCGGTGAAATCCGCGAGGCCGAAGGGCTGATGCACGCCGCCGACCTGGCCCTGCGCCAGGCCCGTCGCGCGTCCGGGGGCGAAAGCTGGGTGGGGGTCTACAACCCCGACATGGCGCGACGCGCGCAAGATTTGCTGGTGATCGAAACGGCCCTGATGGGTGCGCTGGAACGCAACGAATTTTCGCTGGTGTACCAGCCCAAGGTGCTGCTGCCGTCGCGCCGGCCGTCGGGGGTCGAAGCCTTGCTGCGCTGGAATCCGCCGGGCCGCCCGCCCGTGCCGCCTGACCTGTTCATTCCGATGGCCGAGCAGAACGGCCTGATCGTGCCGATCGGCGCGTGGGTGATTGCCGAGACCACACGATTCGCGGCCGAACACATGCCCCCGTCCATGCGCATGAGCGTGAACGTGTCCACCGTGCAGTTCCGCGATCCGGGGCTGCTGGACGCCATCGATGCCGCCCTGCATGCGTCCAAGCTCAAGCCGTCACGGCTGGAACTGGAGATTACCGAGACGGCCGCCATGAGCGAACTGACCCTGGCGATCGAGGCGATCCGCAACATGCGCAACATTGGCGTGCGCACGGCCATCGACGACTTTGGCACCGGCTATTCGTCGCTCAGCTACCTGACGCGGCTGGAAGTCGACAAGATCAAGATCGACCAGAGCCTGCTGCCCAAAGATGGCGACGAACGGATGTGGCAGGTGCTCAATGCCATCATCGAGCTGTGCCACGCGGCCGATCGTGAAGTGCTGGCCGAAGGCATCGAATCCGAATGGCAGGCCGAGCGCCTGGCAGAGGGCGGCTGTGACAAGGGGCAGGGCTATCTGTTTTCGCGGCCGATCCCGCCCGATGCGTTGCGGGCGTATCTGCAGCGCGAAGTGGGCTGA
- a CDS encoding MaoC family dehydratase, which translates to MPRFYFEDFSVGQILPLGQVTLDSAAIIEFATRYDPQSFHVDEQAAASSPFGGLIASGWHTCAAIMRLMCDAYLLESASIGSPGVEDIRWKKPVRAGDTLTVQVEILETRPSRSKPGQGSILTKVTAVNQHGEMAMTMESWCMLAARAAA; encoded by the coding sequence ATGCCCCGTTTCTACTTTGAAGACTTTTCCGTCGGCCAGATCCTGCCGCTCGGCCAGGTGACCCTGGACAGCGCCGCCATCATCGAATTCGCCACCCGCTACGACCCGCAATCCTTTCATGTCGACGAACAGGCCGCGGCGTCGTCTCCGTTCGGCGGGCTGATCGCCAGCGGCTGGCACACCTGCGCGGCCATCATGCGGCTGATGTGCGATGCCTATCTGCTCGAAAGCGCCAGCATCGGTTCGCCCGGCGTGGAAGACATCCGCTGGAAGAAGCCCGTGCGCGCGGGCGATACCTTGACGGTGCAGGTCGAGATCCTGGAAACGCGGCCGTCGCGCAGCAAGCCGGGGCAGGGGTCGATCCTGACCAAGGTGACGGCGGTGAACCAGCACGGGGAAATGGCCATGACGATGGAGTCGTGGTGCATGCTGGCCGCTCGGGCCGCTGCCTGA
- a CDS encoding alpha/beta hydrolase, giving the protein MTRSFPLWRSLAALGSLLAAVTGCSSWDTWQREKIFAPARTDGSWYREPLAGTDQFDLALASGDKVHAWYWQNPDPKAPAVLYLHGSRWNLNGSAFRIERWADMGFSVLAIDYRGFGKSTEILPSETSAYEDATAALLELARRQPDPSKRFVYGHSLGGAVAVELASQATPAAPFAGLIVESSFTSIGEMVQTTKYGWIPGLPILVTQDFNSKKKMSRVTAPVLIIHGTSDSVIPHTMSDQLLAAATSAPPDLRRLLKVEGASHSNASRSGPAYVQAVQSFVRDASKAYAAPAAIAGK; this is encoded by the coding sequence ATGACTCGATCCTTTCCTCTCTGGCGCAGCCTGGCCGCGCTTGGCAGCCTTCTTGCGGCCGTCACCGGTTGCTCCAGTTGGGACACGTGGCAACGCGAAAAGATATTCGCGCCAGCCCGCACCGACGGCAGCTGGTATCGCGAGCCCCTGGCGGGCACCGACCAGTTCGACCTGGCTCTTGCCAGCGGCGACAAAGTCCACGCCTGGTATTGGCAGAACCCCGACCCCAAGGCCCCCGCCGTGCTGTATCTGCATGGATCGCGGTGGAACCTGAATGGCAGCGCGTTCCGGATCGAACGCTGGGCCGACATGGGCTTTTCAGTGTTGGCGATCGACTATCGGGGGTTCGGCAAGTCCACCGAAATCCTGCCGTCCGAAACGTCGGCCTACGAAGACGCGACTGCCGCCCTGCTCGAACTGGCGCGCCGCCAGCCGGACCCGTCCAAACGGTTTGTGTATGGCCACAGCCTGGGGGGCGCCGTGGCGGTCGAACTGGCCTCGCAGGCCACGCCCGCCGCGCCGTTTGCCGGCCTGATCGTCGAATCCAGCTTTACCAGCATCGGTGAAATGGTCCAGACGACCAAGTACGGCTGGATCCCCGGGCTGCCCATTCTGGTGACGCAGGACTTCAATTCGAAAAAGAAGATGTCGCGGGTGACGGCGCCGGTGCTGATCATCCATGGCACCAGCGACTCGGTCATTCCGCACACCATGAGCGACCAGTTGCTGGCGGCCGCCACGTCGGCGCCGCCCGATCTGCGCCGTCTGCTCAAGGTGGAAGGGGCGTCGCACTCGAACGCCAGCCGCAGCGGGCCGGCGTATGTGCAAGCGGTGCAGTCCTTCGTGCGCGACGCGTCGAAGGCGTATGCGGCGCCCGCGGCGATCGCCGGGAAGTAG